The sequence ATTGTCGAAGTGACTACTCACAGCGAGGTTGCGCCGGAGCGGCTGAAGGCGGTTAGCAACCTGTGTCTGGCCTGTCCGGCGCTCTCTGCTGAATGGCTTGGACTGGTGACGTTTGCCGCCGATTACTACCAGCGGGGGCGCGGCGAAGTGGCATTGCCTGCGTTGCCCCAAGCATTGCGTGATTCGTCGCGCTGGGCGCGGTTGCTGGCACCGTCCGAGCGTTATCGTCTGCTGGAGGCCGGGGCTGCTGTGTTGCCAGATGCCTTGCCGCCTCGGGCACGTGCGTTACGCAGGCTGGCTGCCGCTCTGGTGGAGCGAATGGTGCTGACGGCCACTGAGGCGCGTGCGCTGCATCCGAAGGCGTTAGCGACGCTCGCCGAATGGCAGGCGCAGGGCTGGATTGAGCTGGAACTGGCCGAAGCGTGTGCGGCATCCACGGTATGGGAGGCACCTGTAGCCTTGGTTGCTTCTACTGCGGCCGCCACCGCCACCAACACCCAAAACACCCAAAACACCCAAAACACCCAAAACACCCAAAACACCCAAAACACCCAAAACACCCAAAACACCCAAAACACCATACGCGCCCACGTTTCCGGTATGCCCGCCTGGCCGGCGTTGACCGATGAGCAGCAAGACGCTGTGCAGGCAATTCGCAGTGCACGCCAGTTCGCCCCGTTCCTGCTGTATGGCGTGACCGGCAGCGGTAAGACCGAGGTGTATCTCCGGGCGTTGGCGCATCTCCTTGAAGAGCGGCCCGAGGCTCAGGCGCTGGTGCTGGTGCCGGAAATCAATCTCACACCGCAATTCGAGGCCGCGTTCCGCGCCCGTTTTGCCGCCTTTGAACAGCATGCGATTGTTACGCTCCATAGCGGCCTGGCCGAAGGTGAGCGGGCGCGTCACTGGCTCGCCGCGCATTCTGGCCGTGCCCGCATCGTGCTGGGCACGCGGCTGGCGGTGCTGGCGTCGCTGCCCGCGTTGGCGATGATCGTCGTCGATGAGGAACATGACCCGGCTTATAAGCAGCAAGAAGGGCTGCGTTACTCCGCCCGCGATCTGGCTGTGTGGCGTGCCAGGCAACTGGGGATTCCCGTGGTGCTGGGCTCGGCGACGCCTTCGCTGGAAAGCTGGTGGCAAGCCGATCAGGGCCGCTATGTCCGGCTGACGCTGACGCACCGGGCAGTGGCTCAGGCCGTTTTGCCCGAGGTGAAGCTGGTTGATCTGGAAGAAGAGCGGCGGCGCGGGCGAGCGTCAGTAGAAGGCTTGTCCGGGCCGCTGATTGCCGGGCTAAAAAATCGTCTGGAGCGCGGGGAGCAAAGCTTGGTCTTTCTCAACCGGCGTGGTTATGCGCCGCAACTGGCATGCGATGCCTGCGGCTGGGTGGCGGGCTGCCCGCGTTGCAGTGCCTACGTGGTGCTGCACAAACCGGAACGGGCGCTGCGTTGCCACCATTGCGGCTGGGAAGCACGCATTCCGCATGCTTGCCCGGAGTGCGGCAATGTCGATATCGCGCCGCTTGGCCGTGGCACGCAGCGTATCGAAGAAGCGCTCGCCGGGGCTGTGCCTGGCGCGCGAGTGTTGCGGATCGACGCGGACAGCACGCGGCGCAAGGGCAGCGCACAGGCGCTTTTTGCCGATGTACATGCTGGTGAAGTGGATATTTTGGTCGGCACGCAAATGATTGCGAAGGGGCATGATTTTCAGCGTGTCTCGCTGGTGGGCGTGCTGAACGCCGATACGGCGTTGTTTTCGCACGACTTTCGTGCCAGCGAGCGATTGTTTGCGCAGCTCATGCAAGTGAGCGGCCGCGCAGGCCGCTCCGGCCTTGCGGGCGAGGTGTTGATCCAGACGCGCTATCCACGGCATGCGCTGTATCACGCGCTGGTGCGCCACGATTATGTTGGTTTTGCCCACACAACACTGGCCGAACGGCGCGATGCCCATTTACCGCCTTTTGTTTATCAGGCATTGTTGCGTGCCGAAGGACGCACGCTGGAAGCGGCGCTGGAGTTCTTGCAACAAGCGGCGTTGGCACTGCAGACCTTGCCCTCGGCTGAACGAATGACGGTGTACGACGCGGTGCCACTCACGGTGGTCAAGGTGATGCATGTACACCGTGCGCAATTGTTGATTGAAAGTGCTTCACGGGCAGCATTGCAGGCCACGTTGCGAGCATGGCAACCTGGTTTGCGCCGGCAAAAAGGTGTGTTGCGCTGGAATCTGGAAGTGGATCCGCTAGATATTTAATCGAAACAGAATTTTTTGGGAAATACCGTTGTGAAGTGGTTGGCTGCTAATCGAAATTTAATTTTAAGATGGCTAATTGAATAATTAGTTAATCATTTTTTCGAGGTGAAGAATGTATTCCGTTAAAAATAATGGGACGTATAAAGGTGATGGGGCGTATAAAGGTGATGAGGCGTATAAAGGTGGTAGGAGGTATAAAGATGAAGTGGATGGAGGGGGCTATAAAGGCAGAGTTGGTCTGTCTTCTTATCAATCGAGTATTCAACATGGTTTATTAGTTAACGGTTCGGCTCGCATGGTGCATTTCTTTAATCCGAATGCTGTCATAGATGAGCCGCGGGATGACTTGTTAAGTTACGAATCAAGAGCGCTGGATCAGGAGTTTAAAAATAATGGAGTGCCTGGCGGTCTGAAAGCATCTTTTGATTCTGATGGGAGTGTTCCGCTCCCTGGGTGGCCTAGTCTTAATAGCAGTGCTGATTTATCCCAGTCCGATTTTGACGGAGGGCTGTCAGGTTCACTGGATTCATCGAGTTCATTTTTGAGTGGTGTTGATGGCTCTCCATTGTCAAGTTCAAGTCGAAATTCCCCGTTCTCAAGTCCAAAGTTAGAGCGTTTTGGCAATCGTTACCAAAGTGCAGAATTATTAAAAAATCCAATTCTGATTAATTGCAATGAGTCGGATTTTGATTATGATTCGCTGATTCCAGACTTATTCGAAACAAATAAGGCAAAATCTGAAGGTAAAAAGAAGCAGCAGGCGCTGCAGAAAGTTGATGCCGCAGAATTAGCGGAGCGCAGACGGATATTGGGCGAGCCGCCATGTTTGAGGCACGATTTGCAGCGGCCTAATATAAAAATGGTCATTTCAAAAGTTAGACCGAAAGACTTTCTGCTGGTAGACAGTTTGCGTTTTGATTCGGCTTGCGCAGAATTGCAGCTGTTCAATTGCCGTCGTTTGAGAGAAATGCTAGATGGGAGCGATGTCAATTTAATTTCATCAGTTTATAACTTATGGTTTAGGGAGGAAATAAAGGTCGTAAAATCTTTATCCAGCACGGATGCAAGTTCCAATATCGAAAAAACGGTGGTTGAACGGCCGGTTATCCGTGTTTTAGGTGCGTCTCGCTATGATGTTGAACAGGTCATGGCGGAAATGGACGTGGAGCTGAAGATTATTCGTGGTGAGGTTGAAAGATGCGAGGAGGAGATTAACAAAAAAAATAAAGAGAGTAGGTTATGTGTAAAGGAGTTAAATAATCTTTACGACGAAATAGAAGCACTCAGAACTGCGGAAGTCTCGATGGCGGAGATTTTGCTTGAGTGGAAGGCTATTTTGGCGATAGATGAAAATATTATAAATTGTCGAGATTTAATAATCGAGTGGCTGTGCTGTTCTGGTAACGCGGAATACCTTAGCCGGCAAAGAAAATTTAATTCTCTGATTGCTGGGTTGAGAAGCGGGATTCAGCGGCTGGGTGATATTATCAATGTCGATGCAAAGGACGATAATAAAGGCCGCACTGGGTTGCATTACGCCAGTCAAAATTTAAGTAATATGTTGCTGGAGTTTATCCGGTATGGTGCAAATCTGGATATTCAGGATGATGATGGCAATACCGCTTTGCATCTTGCGCTGAGTGGGGGGCTGGCAAGTAATGCAATTCTGCTGCTTAAGGCGGGTGCCCAGATTAATCTCGTTAATAAAAACGGAGAAACCCCCGCCGCGCTTGCAAAGAAAAATGGTTTCTCCAGCAATTTGCTGCAAACGCTGATAAATCAGGATGAATTTTCTGTCAGTTGTCTGATTCGATCTGCGGATGCAGACGTTGTATGGAATGATCGCTCGAATCGCAAATTCAACGACCGGGAAAATGCCCGGAAGAAAATCGACGAGAGGCTTGAGAAAATTCATGGCTTGAATCGGTCCCGGGCCGCGGACGGTACTTTCTTGATGCAGGAGACGCTGGCCCCTCAGCACTTTATCGATATCGCCCAGAAGGGTCCGGGGAGCGTCGCGCAAACCTACAAGCTAAATGACCAGCGTTCTAGCGTGAACAAAAACGTCGTTAGCCCACAGTCAGGTAGTACCTCCAACTTAGCCAGGGAAAACACCGACTCAAACGAGTTCATGTCGATCTCACTGGATTAAGCGCTACCCTGCGTCAAATAAAGGGCTCCCAAAAGGTGCAACCCGTTTTCATAGCGGTTGCACCTTTTTTTTGAGAAAGGTAGGATCGCCATAATTTTTAGTCTCTGACCGACGCGGCCTGGTTGCCGCAAATAGAAGGAAATATGGCGAGTACCACTCTTGGCGTCAAAGTAGATGATCTCCTGCGCACGCGGCTCAAAGATGCCGCGACGCGTATCGAACGCACCCCGCACTGGCTAATCAAGCAGGCGATCTTCGCCTACCTGGAAAAGATCGAGCATGGCCAGTTGCCCGCTGAACTCTCCAGTCATCTGGGCGTTGCCGATCTGGCCGATAGCGCCACTGTTGAGGCCGAAGAAGACAGCGCGCCCCATCCGTTTCTCGAATTCGCACAGAACGTGCAGCCGCAATCGGTGTTGCGCGCCGCCATCACGGCGGCCTACCGCCGTCCTGAGCCCGAATGCGTGCCCTTCCTGACTGGCCAGGCGCGCTTGCCTGCCGCCATCGCAGACGATGTGCAGAAAATGGCGGGCAAGCTGGTTGAAACGCTGCGCGGCAAGCGCTCGGGTGGTGGTGTTGATGGCTTGATTCAGGAGTTCTCGCTATCCAGCCAGGAAGGCGTCGCGTTGATGTGCCTGGCCGAGGCGCTGCTGCGCATTCCCGATCGCGCCACCCGGGACGCATTGATCCGCGACAAGATCAGCAAGGGCGACTGGAAATCGCACGTTGGCCACGCCCCGTCGCTCTTCGTCAACGCCGCTACGTGGGGCTTGATGATTACCGGCAAGCTGGTGACGACCAATAGCGAAACCGGTTTGTCGTCGGCGCTGACGCGCATGATCGGCAAGGGCGGCGAGCCGCTGATTCGCAAGGGCGTCGATATGGCGATGCGCTTGATGGGCGAACAGTTCGTCACCGGCGAAAACATTTCCGAAGCCTTGGCGAACAGCCGTAAATACGAAGCACGTGGCTTCCGCTACTCGTATGACATGCTCGGTGAAGCTGCGACCACCGAGGCTGATGCACAGCGTTATTACCTCTCCTACGAACAGGCGATCCACGCGATTGGCAAGGCGGCGGGCGGACGGGGAATCTACGAAGGCCCGGGCATCTCGATCAAGTTGTCGGCGTTGCACGCCCGTTATTCGCGCTCACAACATGAACGCACGATGAACGAGCTGCTGCCGCGTGTGCGCGCGCTGGCGATCCTCGCGCGCCGTTATGACATCGGTTTGAATATCGACGCCGAAGAAGCTGACCGCCTCGAAATCTCGCTCGATTTGCTTGAAGCGCTGTGTTTCGACGCCGAACTCGCGGGCTGGAATGGCATTGGCTTTGTGGTGCAGGCGTATCAGAAGCGCTGCCCGTTCGTGATTGATTACCTGATCGACCTCGCACGCCGCAGCCGTCACCGGATCATGGTGCGGCTGGTGAAGGGCGCGTACTGGGACACTGAAATCAAGCGCGCTCAAGTAGACGGCCTCGAAGGCTATCCGGTGTACACGCGCAAGATTTACACCGATGTGTCCTACCTCGCGTGCGCCAAAAAACTGCTTGGCGCGACCGATGCGGTGTATCCGCAGTTCGCCACGCATAACGCCCATACGCTTAGCGCGATCTATCACTTGGCAGGACAAAATTATTACCCTGGCCAGTATGAATTTCAGTGTCTGCATGGCATGGGTGAGCCGCTGTATGAAGAAGTCACCGGGCGCGACAAGCTGAACCGTCCGTGCCGCGTGTATGCCCCAGTCGGCACGCACGAAACTTTGCTGGCTTACCTCGTGCGGCGTTTGCTGGAAAACGGCGCGAATA is a genomic window of Paraburkholderia bonniea containing:
- a CDS encoding primosomal protein N', coding for MSHVFVRVALDHPLPTLFDYRCDAALAPTPGMLAEVPFGKRQIVGLIVEVTTHSEVAPERLKAVSNLCLACPALSAEWLGLVTFAADYYQRGRGEVALPALPQALRDSSRWARLLAPSERYRLLEAGAAVLPDALPPRARALRRLAAALVERMVLTATEARALHPKALATLAEWQAQGWIELELAEACAASTVWEAPVALVASTAAATATNTQNTQNTQNTQNTQNTQNTQNTQNTQNTIRAHVSGMPAWPALTDEQQDAVQAIRSARQFAPFLLYGVTGSGKTEVYLRALAHLLEERPEAQALVLVPEINLTPQFEAAFRARFAAFEQHAIVTLHSGLAEGERARHWLAAHSGRARIVLGTRLAVLASLPALAMIVVDEEHDPAYKQQEGLRYSARDLAVWRARQLGIPVVLGSATPSLESWWQADQGRYVRLTLTHRAVAQAVLPEVKLVDLEEERRRGRASVEGLSGPLIAGLKNRLERGEQSLVFLNRRGYAPQLACDACGWVAGCPRCSAYVVLHKPERALRCHHCGWEARIPHACPECGNVDIAPLGRGTQRIEEALAGAVPGARVLRIDADSTRRKGSAQALFADVHAGEVDILVGTQMIAKGHDFQRVSLVGVLNADTALFSHDFRASERLFAQLMQVSGRAGRSGLAGEVLIQTRYPRHALYHALVRHDYVGFAHTTLAERRDAHLPPFVYQALLRAEGRTLEAALEFLQQAALALQTLPSAERMTVYDAVPLTVVKVMHVHRAQLLIESASRAALQATLRAWQPGLRRQKGVLRWNLEVDPLDI
- a CDS encoding ankyrin repeat domain-containing protein; this encodes MYSVKNNGTYKGDGAYKGDEAYKGGRRYKDEVDGGGYKGRVGLSSYQSSIQHGLLVNGSARMVHFFNPNAVIDEPRDDLLSYESRALDQEFKNNGVPGGLKASFDSDGSVPLPGWPSLNSSADLSQSDFDGGLSGSLDSSSSFLSGVDGSPLSSSSRNSPFSSPKLERFGNRYQSAELLKNPILINCNESDFDYDSLIPDLFETNKAKSEGKKKQQALQKVDAAELAERRRILGEPPCLRHDLQRPNIKMVISKVRPKDFLLVDSLRFDSACAELQLFNCRRLREMLDGSDVNLISSVYNLWFREEIKVVKSLSSTDASSNIEKTVVERPVIRVLGASRYDVEQVMAEMDVELKIIRGEVERCEEEINKKNKESRLCVKELNNLYDEIEALRTAEVSMAEILLEWKAILAIDENIINCRDLIIEWLCCSGNAEYLSRQRKFNSLIAGLRSGIQRLGDIINVDAKDDNKGRTGLHYASQNLSNMLLEFIRYGANLDIQDDDGNTALHLALSGGLASNAILLLKAGAQINLVNKNGETPAALAKKNGFSSNLLQTLINQDEFSVSCLIRSADADVVWNDRSNRKFNDRENARKKIDERLEKIHGLNRSRAADGTFLMQETLAPQHFIDIAQKGPGSVAQTYKLNDQRSSVNKNVVSPQSGSTSNLARENTDSNEFMSISLD